Proteins from a single region of Thermotoga maritima MSB8:
- the minD gene encoding septum site-determining protein MinD, producing the protein MGNVIVVTSGKGGVGKTTITANLGCALAKLGEKVCLIDADIGLKNLDIVLGLENRIVYTMIDVVNGKVSPQEALVKHKMLKNLYLLPASQIATKEMISPNDMKAIVKELIPHFDYIIIDSPAGIERGFRNAVAPAERVLVVTTPELPAISDADRVIGLLENFGFSDEKINVIINRFKPHMVKKGEMLTTDDIKHTLSLEIIAVIPDSEDIIVASNTGIPVSLNGNSRISKNFENLARRIRGEGVPLENDFVTVSKGLIDTLKDFFSKLKRG; encoded by the coding sequence ATGGGAAATGTCATAGTAGTGACTTCTGGAAAAGGAGGGGTGGGTAAAACCACCATAACGGCTAATCTCGGATGCGCCCTGGCCAAACTTGGAGAGAAGGTGTGTCTTATTGATGCCGACATAGGATTGAAAAATCTGGACATAGTTCTTGGGTTGGAAAACAGAATCGTTTACACCATGATCGATGTAGTGAATGGTAAGGTCTCTCCCCAAGAGGCTCTTGTCAAACACAAAATGCTGAAGAATCTGTATCTTCTTCCTGCTTCGCAGATAGCCACGAAAGAAATGATCTCGCCGAACGACATGAAAGCCATTGTGAAAGAACTGATACCGCACTTTGACTACATCATAATCGATTCCCCGGCCGGTATCGAAAGGGGGTTCAGAAACGCTGTTGCCCCAGCTGAGAGGGTGCTTGTTGTCACAACTCCGGAGCTTCCGGCAATCTCTGACGCGGATCGTGTGATCGGTCTTCTGGAAAACTTCGGATTTTCCGATGAGAAGATAAACGTGATCATAAACAGATTCAAACCGCACATGGTGAAAAAGGGAGAGATGCTCACCACTGACGATATCAAACACACACTGTCACTGGAGATCATAGCCGTTATACCGGACTCAGAAGATATCATAGTTGCTTCAAACACAGGAATCCCGGTTTCATTAAACGGAAATTCGAGGATTTCCAAAAACTTCGAAAACCTCGCAAGAAGAATTCGGGGAGAGGGTGTTCCTCTAGAGAACGATTTCGTCACCGTCTCAAAGGGTCTCATCGACACGCTGAAAGACTTCTTCTCAAAACTCAAGAGGGGATGA
- a CDS encoding secondary thiamine-phosphate synthase enzyme YjbQ, whose protein sequence is MLKRLTVRTSSRTQFVDITSEIVKFIEESKVRNGICVVFVPHTTAGITINENADPSVRQDIMNTLNKLVPPSAGYTHLEGNADSHIKASLVGSSVTLIIENGRPLLGTWQGIYFCEFDGPRTRSVYVKIVEG, encoded by the coding sequence ATGCTTAAAAGACTCACAGTTCGGACCTCTTCGCGAACGCAGTTCGTGGATATCACTTCGGAGATTGTGAAATTCATAGAAGAATCTAAAGTGAGAAACGGTATCTGCGTGGTTTTCGTTCCGCACACCACCGCGGGTATCACAATAAACGAAAACGCAGACCCGAGTGTGAGACAGGACATAATGAACACGCTGAACAAACTGGTTCCACCGTCGGCTGGTTACACACATCTGGAAGGAAACGCCGACTCTCATATAAAAGCGTCTCTGGTGGGATCTTCTGTCACGCTTATAATAGAAAACGGACGCCCTCTCCTCGGAACCTGGCAGGGAATATATTTCTGCGAATTCGACGGCCCGAGGACGAGGAGCGTTTATGTAAAAATCGTTGAGGGATGA
- a CDS encoding type III PLP-dependent enzyme translates to MMEYWIRRALEVVKTPFLLFDLSVVEKKYLEMKAALKKADIYYAVKANSHPRIISLLARLGSNFDVASKGEIEKLLALGVDGKRMSFGNTIKREEDIAFAYKNGIRLFAVDSEMEVEKVAINAPGSFVFVRVETDGADADWPLSRKFGTNPEHALQLLSYASKMKLIPAGLSFHVGSQNLNPESWKKAIEIAGRVFKKAMRSGLNLFLLNVGGGFPVQHTKPIPSMEEIGKAIEEAIDENLWFVHNLKVIAEPGRYMVGEAGWLVTKVLLKSERSGEKWVYIDAGVFHGLAETIQNFEYEIRVLGKEREELEEYHLAGPTCDSVDVIYDRIFLPKSITLNDLVCFINAGAYTVEYNTRFNGIEPPKMVFIEELTEISIEEKIKTRVLD, encoded by the coding sequence ATGATGGAATACTGGATTAGAAGAGCCCTTGAAGTAGTGAAAACGCCTTTTCTTCTTTTCGATCTGTCGGTCGTGGAAAAGAAATATCTGGAGATGAAAGCTGCTCTCAAAAAAGCGGATATTTACTACGCTGTGAAGGCAAACTCCCACCCGCGTATTATATCCCTTCTTGCCAGGTTGGGGAGTAATTTCGATGTGGCTTCCAAGGGGGAGATAGAAAAGCTCCTCGCACTTGGTGTGGATGGGAAGAGAATGAGTTTTGGTAACACCATAAAAAGAGAGGAAGACATCGCGTTCGCGTACAAAAACGGTATAAGGCTCTTTGCAGTGGATAGTGAGATGGAAGTGGAAAAAGTCGCTATAAATGCTCCTGGAAGCTTCGTTTTTGTGAGAGTGGAAACGGATGGTGCAGACGCAGACTGGCCCCTTTCCAGAAAGTTTGGAACCAATCCAGAGCATGCTCTTCAGCTTCTCTCCTATGCTTCGAAGATGAAACTGATCCCCGCGGGATTGAGTTTTCACGTGGGATCTCAGAATTTGAATCCTGAAAGCTGGAAAAAGGCGATAGAGATCGCGGGGAGAGTGTTCAAAAAAGCCATGAGATCCGGTTTGAATCTTTTCCTCTTGAACGTTGGTGGAGGCTTTCCTGTTCAGCACACAAAGCCAATTCCAAGTATGGAAGAAATAGGAAAGGCAATCGAAGAGGCGATAGACGAAAACCTCTGGTTTGTCCACAATTTGAAAGTGATAGCCGAGCCCGGAAGGTACATGGTCGGAGAAGCAGGCTGGCTTGTCACAAAAGTGCTTTTGAAGAGCGAAAGATCAGGTGAAAAATGGGTTTACATCGACGCGGGAGTATTTCACGGGCTCGCAGAAACTATCCAAAACTTCGAGTACGAAATCAGAGTCCTCGGAAAAGAAAGAGAAGAGCTCGAAGAGTACCATCTGGCGGGTCCCACTTGTGACAGCGTGGATGTGATATACGACAGAATCTTTCTTCCAAAGAGCATCACTCTGAACGACCTTGTGTGCTTCATAAACGCGGGGGCTTACACGGTTGAGTACAACACCCGTTTCAACGGAATAGAACCTCCAAAGATGGTTTTCATCGAAGAACTCACGGAGATCTCAATAGAGGAGAAAATCAAAACACGAGTGCTGGATTGA
- a CDS encoding cold shock domain-containing protein, translating into MRGTVKWFDSKKGYGFITMENGEDIFVHWSAIQMDGFKTLRENETVEFEVQKGTKGPQAVNVRPVR; encoded by the coding sequence ATGAGAGGTACGGTTAAGTGGTTTGACTCCAAGAAAGGCTACGGTTTTATCACCATGGAGAACGGAGAGGACATCTTCGTTCACTGGTCAGCGATCCAGATGGACGGTTTCAAGACCCTCAGGGAAAACGAAACAGTCGAGTTCGAAGTCCAGAAAGGTACCAAAGGACCTCAGGCTGTCAATGTGAGACCTGTTAGATAA
- the gltX gene encoding glutamate--tRNA ligase: MVRVRFAPSPTGHLHVGGARTALFNWMFARKEGGKFILRIEDTDTERSSREYEQQILESLRWCGLDWDEGPDIGGDFGPYRQSERLEIYREYAEKLVEDKRAYYVVYDKEDPSKELFTTYEYPHEYKEKGHPVTIKFKVLPGKTSFEDLLKGYMEFDNSTLEDFIIMKSNGFPTYNFAVVVDDHLMRISHVFRGEDHLSNTPKQLMIYEAFGWEAPVFMHIPLILGSDRTPLSKRHGATSVEHFRREGILSRALMNYLALLGWRVEGDEIFTIEEKLQSFDPKDISNKGVIFDYQKLEWVNGKHMRRIDLEDLKREFIEWAKYAGKEIPSVDERYFSETLRICREKVNTLSQLYDIMYPFMNDDYEYEKDYVEKFLKREEAERVLEEAKKAFKDLNSWNMEEIEKTLRDLSEKGLASKKVVFQLIRGAVTGKLVTPGLFETIEVLGKERTLKRLERTLQFLKKT; this comes from the coding sequence TTGGTCAGAGTCAGGTTCGCCCCGAGTCCAACAGGCCATCTCCACGTAGGTGGAGCCAGAACCGCTCTGTTCAACTGGATGTTCGCAAGAAAAGAGGGTGGAAAGTTTATCCTTCGAATAGAAGACACCGATACTGAGAGAAGCTCAAGAGAATACGAACAGCAGATCCTGGAATCTTTGAGGTGGTGCGGTCTCGATTGGGACGAAGGGCCTGACATAGGTGGAGATTTCGGACCCTATCGACAGAGCGAAAGACTCGAGATCTACCGAGAATACGCTGAGAAACTGGTGGAAGATAAGAGGGCTTATTACGTGGTTTACGATAAGGAAGATCCCTCTAAAGAGCTCTTCACAACTTACGAGTATCCCCACGAATACAAGGAGAAAGGGCATCCCGTTACCATAAAATTCAAAGTTCTTCCCGGAAAGACTTCCTTCGAGGATCTTCTGAAAGGCTACATGGAATTCGATAACTCCACCTTAGAAGATTTCATCATCATGAAGTCGAACGGATTTCCCACCTATAATTTTGCGGTCGTGGTGGACGATCATCTCATGAGAATCTCCCATGTGTTTCGCGGTGAAGATCACCTTTCTAACACCCCAAAACAGCTCATGATATACGAGGCTTTCGGATGGGAAGCACCCGTCTTCATGCACATTCCACTCATCCTTGGATCGGACAGAACGCCTTTGAGTAAAAGACATGGCGCCACTTCCGTTGAACACTTCAGAAGGGAGGGCATTTTGAGCAGGGCTTTGATGAACTATCTTGCACTTCTCGGATGGAGAGTGGAAGGAGACGAAATCTTCACTATAGAAGAGAAACTTCAGTCATTCGATCCAAAAGATATTTCGAACAAGGGAGTCATATTCGATTACCAGAAACTCGAATGGGTGAACGGAAAGCACATGAGAAGAATCGATCTCGAAGACCTGAAGAGGGAATTCATCGAATGGGCAAAGTACGCGGGAAAAGAAATCCCCTCCGTGGATGAAAGATACTTCTCAGAGACCCTCCGTATATGTCGGGAAAAGGTGAACACACTCTCTCAGCTGTACGACATCATGTATCCGTTCATGAACGACGATTACGAATACGAAAAGGACTATGTAGAGAAATTTTTGAAGAGAGAAGAAGCCGAAAGGGTGCTTGAAGAAGCAAAAAAAGCCTTCAAAGATCTCAACAGCTGGAATATGGAAGAGATAGAAAAAACATTGAGAGATCTTTCTGAAAAGGGTCTGGCATCGAAAAAGGTGGTCTTTCAGCTCATAAGAGGAGCGGTTACTGGAAAGCTGGTAACACCCGGTCTTTTTGAAACCATAGAGGTGCTGGGAAAAGAAAGAACACTGAAAAGACTTGAAAGAACTTTACAGTTCTTAAAGAAAACCTAA
- a CDS encoding metallophosphoesterase family protein yields MRLAFFGDVHGNFEALKAVLEDMENKGVDEVFCLGDLVGYGPDPEAVVQTIMEKNIKTIMGNYDDAVGYSKESCGCSYAPGRETEVGDISLKWSIENTSEKTREFLRNLPKKLSFEVEGVRFLLVHGSPLNELLEYVKPNTPPDRLKKIVESVEENVVVNGHTHLPMVKWVMGKLVLNPGSAGRPKDGDPRASYMIVDVENGTVSFEIVRVRYDVKTTVEKIARNGLPVELATVLALGQTFDMGPGKVTFTLGR; encoded by the coding sequence ATGAGGCTTGCCTTCTTTGGAGATGTTCATGGAAATTTCGAAGCGTTGAAGGCCGTTCTGGAGGACATGGAGAACAAAGGTGTCGATGAAGTGTTCTGCCTTGGAGATTTGGTCGGCTATGGACCCGATCCTGAAGCTGTTGTACAGACAATCATGGAAAAAAACATCAAAACGATTATGGGAAACTACGACGATGCCGTTGGCTATTCCAAAGAGAGCTGTGGTTGTTCCTACGCGCCCGGAAGGGAAACAGAGGTTGGAGACATCTCCCTCAAGTGGTCGATCGAAAACACTTCTGAGAAAACCAGAGAATTTTTGAGAAATCTTCCCAAAAAGCTGAGTTTCGAAGTTGAAGGAGTCAGATTCTTGCTCGTTCATGGAAGTCCTCTAAACGAACTCCTCGAGTACGTGAAGCCCAACACTCCTCCAGACAGGCTGAAGAAGATCGTGGAATCGGTCGAAGAGAATGTTGTTGTGAACGGACACACTCACCTTCCCATGGTGAAATGGGTTATGGGAAAGCTCGTTTTGAACCCAGGAAGCGCCGGAAGACCGAAAGACGGGGACCCGAGAGCGTCTTACATGATCGTTGATGTTGAAAACGGTACGGTCAGCTTTGAAATAGTGCGTGTCAGGTACGATGTGAAGACAACCGTAGAAAAGATCGCAAGAAACGGCCTCCCAGTTGAACTTGCGACCGTTCTGGCACTCGGACAAACGTTCGACATGGGACCAGGGAAAGTCACTTTCACCCTCGGCCGATGA